The genomic window TATAATGCAGTGAagctgtcagccattttgtgttGCTTTCACATATTTATTCTCCTGTAGATCAACTTTTCTCATTTATAGTTATCTCTGCTGAGTCAGCACTCATGTAGGCCTGAGTTACTCTTCCGTcctcttttttggggggggagaGTAACCTTTTTAAACATTCAGTTTATAAACCCTTCGAATTTTATAGCTCATATGTGTTGTCATGCTCACAGAAAGAGAATGGAAAACTTAGACAAAAAGAAACTGCGTCAAGGTAGTTAAAGGTACTGATCAGTGCgtgttttgagtcattttaaaatcagtAGCCTAAGGGAGCTTATGTTACTAATTTTGGACAGTGCACACTTGTTTCTCCTATATTTACCttgcactgtatgtttttttatattgtgCAACTTTCTCAAAATGTTCTCTTTTGTTACTCAACGTCTCTTGGTGTAAGCCATCTTTCTGAACATTTTTAACAAATTATACTTTTAAAAAGCGATGGGGACAAAGTCGGCCATTTCAGAAAGTGGTAGTGACACTTCCCCAGTGCAAATAATAAAACTAATGATGCCAGAAATACATTTAGCTGCCTCAGTTTCAGGGTCTTGATAATGTGCGTGGTCTCACAACTCGCTGGgacacctgtgtttttcctaccgtgactagtcaaaatgtctgctgtgagaaaggCCCGTTGGATCAAGAACTTGCCACGAGTGAAACCGATCGAGTCAACACTCCACCCTGACCCCATGAGCTTAAAGCCGTTGACTGTCaagcagcacacaaacacacttggaCATGCTCATTTCTGCAGAGCAAGAGCTGCCTGAGAAGACCTTGAGAAACCAGCCATCATAAATCAAATGTCAGTAAATCTTTCTATCAATGAGCGGTATTAGGAGTGATCGAAACAGTAAAGGTCACATCTTGTCATTTGTCTGTATAATCAGGACAGCTTTTAATAAGGCTGAGATGATGAGATTTGAGCCCTGGGGACACGTGGAGTGTCTGGGATTTATCTCGTGGGAGGAATGATCGACTCCTTGTCTTCACAGAGAGGCAGTTCTGGTGAAGCAGTGAGGCGGCGCAGATATCAAAGGATAGATTATGTGGTGGGGATTCAGTGATATCTGAGGGTTTACGTGACGTTTGTGTTAAATCTGCTTTCCTGCTCTCGTGTTCTGCTTCAAATCCACCATCCCGAGACTCTGGAGGAACAAAGAGCTGAGCAAATGTGCGTCATCTCTTATTCCTCACTAGAGCTGGAGAAGCTACTTAAGACGAATGTTTGGAGGAAGCTGAACAGAAAGGCTACTACATAGTTCTCTGAGCCGGAGCTGCTTCGATTAAGAAATTAAAACTGTAGAAAAGCCAATCAGATCAATGcagagtgacagctgacagaaGGTGTTTTGAGTCTGCACCATTTTAGAAGCTTTGAAAACATGACAGAAAACATCACAGCTGTACGCCCGTGTCCAGTAAGTgctggttgtttttattgaaattGTTAAATATCTCAATCCAATCTGCCTGAAAACTGGAATGGTGGAAGCCTCCTTCCACTGACGACAACAACCTGATTACATTTTCTcccttttaaaacatatttacgTGGTCATAcatggatgaaatgttgctcgtTGGAGAAACAACAGTCCTGTGCAAGCTTTCCACAACTGTTAGATATGATGAATACAAGACAATTTAGTGATTGCAGTGGCGTGGAGCAccggaggggggggggggggggggggctcggTGCACCACTGTAGCTTATCACAATACAGTTGCAATATTCTTCCTGGTGATGCATATGCAACAAGTCCGTGGGTTTTCATGGAGTGACTGGCAGACGAGTGAGTTTTATTCTTCGACTGTGTCCTTCTTGCTGGTCTCCTGTCCTTCAAAGATGGGGTACTTGGTCTCCACTTCTGCCCAGGTCAATGTGCCGTTAGCCATATCCCGAATAATCACAGGTAACTCGCTGACCTGAGGATTGACACAGAGGTTTCATTGATCTTCTTAAATGGTGTATGTAAGTACAGCTGAAATGCTGCTGTGCTTAATGAACACTTCTGGGGCGTgcgttaaagggacagttcaacacaaataatccaaaaatacatattttccctcatAGCTGTAGTGCTGTTTTATTAGTATAGATACTTTTGGTGTGAggtgcagagtgttggagatatcagccgtagagatgtctgccttcacttgaatataatggaactagatggcactcggcttgtggtgctcagagcaccaaaaaatacatctgaaaaactcaacagcaatgtctctttccagaaatcatgaccaggttactcaagatgatccacagagcttgttgtgagcagtttcatgtaagaactatttttcatttcacttaCAGCACCAACcaaaaggaagcgtgcatctactcatggacaagagtaGATACCGGGGTATTAAGTAATCCTGACGGTATCATTGTCGATACCGTCAAAAATACAGGCGTTCCTCTTTTATTAAACTTATTGTATGCAGTGTGCAGTACGTGCCACCAGAGGTCACCAGAGTCTCCAGTCTCTACTCatgaacaggcagctgagctaaAAGACATCATTACACAGAGTGGTGGATGGATGCCCGGGCCACACAGGCTGCTTGAATGTCACAGcacttcttgtttgtttgtttgtttgtttgttttctggcaCCCATCCGGCACACAGGACCGTAAACAGCCGGCCAGGAACGACTAAGAGAGACTGAGGGGGAAAATAACATGTTTTCTGCATCTAACTCAGTGAATTAGGGGTTTTATTCGCCCAAACCAGAGTGGACTAACTAACTGGATGAGTAACAGGAGTAACCAAGACCGTAtgaatgagttttattttgtttctgttgagtcTGAATGCAGTGTGAGTTAACGAGGCAGTTAAGTCTCCAaaaaaatgagaattaaaaaagGTATAcagttgtatttctctgtttaatgAGAACAGATGTGAGAATATTACTTTTGTGAACATCTTTGTGAGTTTGCGTTGTGTAATTTTTAGTTTGAAAAACCTAAGAGAGCTTATTGGTCAGTGGTGGGGTCTTGTCTTACTGTATACCCTGGTGAAATTTCAGGAaggtagatgcatgcttccttctgtgcagtgatatggtCAGCAAGTGCAGTTCGTAGAAAGAAAAtatcctacatgaaactgctcacaacaaggtctgtggattatcttgagtaaccaggtcatgatttctggaaagagacattgctgtttgtttttttctgatttggGGTGAACGGTCCCTTTAAAAGGGCAACAAACAATGGCTACATTGTGCAATACTTCTTCATTCCACACCCGTGACACAAACTCAACGCACCATacagacagaggaaaaaagTTATGGGCACAGTGCACCTTGTCTACACTTGATGTGTAACATAAAGATGTACACAAGcagccacaaacacaaaacacaataactGCAGTTACACATGTAAAAAACTGAAGAAATTTGAAACCTAAAATGAGGCTTCAGGTTGTGGTTATGCGCATGAAGCCAGAGTGAAACATGAGCAGTTCTGGTTCCTGTGTAAACAGCTGTATTGATTTAAGTGCATCTGTGCCATCAAGCTGAGCTTTACATAGTGACGGTCTGTAGTGAAAAGCTACAAAGAACAATCAATTTTGGGAAGCGTGTCTCATGTACAAAGATCAgaaagcataaaaaaaacaagggaaTCTGTGCTGTACCTCGGCCCTGATCTGCCTCATCGAGTCGCGGTCTCTCAGCGTGGCTGTGTGAGGCGTCTTGTTCACTGTGTCGAAGTCGATGGTGATGCCAAACGCCACTCCGATCTCGTCTGTCCTGGCGTAACGCCTCCCGATGGATCCTGCAGAGTCGTCCACCTTGTGAGACACACCGTTCTTGGTCAGCGCGTCAgctgagagggagaaagagagaaaaagaagcgTTAACCAGGACAGCAGACCTCACAGACTCAAAATAGAAGATCTACATTATCATTATGTGGGCACTCACATAGCTCCCTCACGAAGGGCATGAATTCCTGGTTTTGACTCAGAGGCAGGACGGAACATTTGTATGGAGCTACAGTAGCGGGGAAGCTAAAGTACTGCAGAGGAGGAAAGCAAACATTGCAATAATGAAATgattaaaagaaaatcaatcaCAAAAGCAATCATTACATCATAAAACAGTAATTTTTGGCAGCTTGGTAGGGCTTTCACTGTGGGaagctgctgccatgtgatgTTTGAAGTGTTAAATTCGTCCCTAATGTCTAACTTGCAAACCTGCTTAAGAAAACTCTGTTTAAATCTAAAATCCATTACTGATAGGCTATTACATATTGCAAAATTAGAATGGTTTAATGAATTCTAAGGACAAATtaacagtaaataatcagcaaGAATGCAGGAGCACAACAACACTCTCTGTGCAGGGTGtttacaggtatcagacacgtGGATATATTGGATATACATTTTTAACCAAACTTAGAAGACAGATTTTTGGataaatcatgtttttcttattcaagcTTTGCAGGTAagtaatataatttaataatgtaTATGTGGTCCagtgcagaggtaggttttaaGTAGGAATATGTTTATTGGAGTGAGTTAGATTAATGTACATTTTGCAAATATGAAGTATAAAGTAAAGTAGTGGGTTCAGTGATAGGTTCAGTGACAGGGccttatatatataaaatggaATTTAAGACATGTAAAGGCATttaaaggacctgcagacagCCTGGACAGCATATTTAACAATGCtagatgacattttaaacagaaattattgtgcTGTTCAACAGATAAAATCATCATGTTGTTCATCCAGACTCACCGTTCTTTGTTCATCACCTTCTCTGACTTGGAATGTGTGCTCAAAGATGGTGTACATGATCCTACCGATGCCAAAGGAGGGCTCGATTACATTGGGGACAACTTCCTCCACTGTGggcaacagagacagacagaaaatgtgTGTTAGTTATAGAATATGTCGTCCCAAGTATCCTGACATTATCTTTAGGAGGATGTATTTACAGTGAAATAAATCAATCTCACCATGCAGAGTCTTCTGGAATCGCTTCACCCCAACCATGTCCTTTGTGAGTTTAAAGGTCTTGCCTTCTGACTCGATGGTGAACTCTCTGTGGAGTTAAAATAAAGACACTGACTGAGCTGCAAGTGACAAAGCCACAACCTTTCATCAGGCGCCCACATGAACTGTGCGACTGCACTCACCCAGTCTCATTAAGCAGCTGCTCCTGGTCTGTGATGAAGCACTCGTCACACACAGCCAGATACTCCATGACTATCTTAGCATCCTTCTTATACGCCTTCCCAATGGCTCCTTTGTTGGGCTCGAACTGGACGACATTTACAACTTTGTGTGGAGAAGTTAAAGAGAATAACAGAGCGTCCATTTGCTTAAAATGCTCTTTGTTGTTTGATGGaacaaatattttcttttgcagTGTTCGGTGCTGCTGCAGTTTAAGGATATGGGTTCTTTCAGAGGCTTTTCAGCGACCAAAGGGACCTTTGTAGCTCGCGCATGGCACTGCAGATCAAAACAAGACCGGTCTGCACATCCCACGATTTCAATCCAGCCCTGCAAGGGACAAACATTTACTTTGAGCAAAAGTACGTGCACTCTCTGATGAGCTGTAAGGAAACACTGCAATGGAACATACGTAGGAGGTTTTGGCTTCGGCGTCCCAGCAGTCACAGGCGTAGTGAGCCATCTCGTTGTCCATGTGCTGTCGGAAACGCAGCTTGTCTTTGGCGATACCAACTTTAGTAAGGTAGAGGTAGATCCTCCCGATGAAATATCCCAGGACGGAGTTATTGATCACTCCCTTAAATGAGACAGAAGAATCAGTGAGTGTGCTGtgtgcaagaaagctgctcttgattggtcagaatttcagtgcgggaaaaatccaggaagaaaccaaaatgttgaagaagagtacacttgcaagataaatgcgacATATAGTGATTCCCACCTGCTCCACAGCGTCGCCCAGCCTCATAACTTGTGCAGACTGGCCACTGGTCTGAGCCTTGGAGGAGTATAACGTGATGCCCAGGTCGGCTACACTGGAGAATTTAGGGTGGACCTTTTCATTTGGGTCCACAAAGTGCTCAATCTCAGCCATGGTGAActctctgtgtgtaaatgtgcagcGATTATAATCCTGTTTAGTGTCATGAGTCACATCTCGACAagtacagacacagaaacacaggcaAGAACAAAAGGTGACACAGCGGGTGTCTCTTACCTAACACGAATGAGTCCAGAGCGAGGAGAGATTTCGTTCCTGAAGGAGTTTCCTATTTGAGCAGCAGCAAAGGGCAGTTTTCCCTGGTTGAACTCCAATAGACGCTTGAAGTTGAGGAAGATTCCCTGAGCGGTTTCAGGCCTCAGATAGCTGCAGgtttaaatcaaatcaatcacTTGGCAATGACACAAATGTGACATCAAGGAAAAATTCTGTGCAGTATGATGTTTCATTTTACCCCGGCATGTTCCCCCCTGGTCCGATGGACGTCTGAAACATCAGGTTGAAGGAGACGGGAGGTGCGAGGTCATTTCCTGTGGTGGGCGACTTAACGTTGTACTTCACAAACAGATCGGTCAGCTCTTGCTGGGTGTAGTTGTCCAACTGAAAACAATAGTGAATCATTTAAAACTCTGTCAGAAAGAGCTTTTACACTTTAATCCCTCAAAAGAGCACCCCATCCCTGTCGCACTTACCCGAACGATGACGTCCTCCATCTCAGCCTTCTTCTCCGCTGTACACTTCTTATCAGACATCAGCTTCTGGAGATGAGCTGTAGGACACAGGAAGTTAAAAACAATGCTTTCACAAACAGGTGTGACAACACTTAAAAGGGAAACATCAGTATTTTtaaacctgggccctatttcagaaagcaggattagtgaaaactctgagtatgttcagcctgagatgagggaaactctgagttctccgtttcacaaagccagTTTAGCGTAACCCCGAgccagttactatggcaacaaaCTCTGTGAAGCAAACCTGCTGGCTGGCAAGTCACATACGCGGTCATTAAAATCTCCAGTTCAGCTGGGGTGAAATAAGTGGCTCAGCTTTTAACTCATATGCACTCTGATTGAGGTAaatctgatcagctgttctggaaatCAGAGTTTCCTCAGCTCAGACTCAATCAACTCTGAGATCCGGATTAGGCTCAGAGTTCGTTGAGCCTGCTTTCTGAAACAGGGCCCTGGACCCTCTTTTCCCATGattgtgtctgagtgactaaCAGGGACAAAAAATTCTGacattggtccagtactgagcgaGAGTGTTGCAGCGGGCAGCAGCataacaggctgcaatgtaaaccTTTGGGGCAGCTGCGGaccgtcaatttacatccatttaaagtgcttgtttttgccactgacaggctcagattgttattataagtgccTGATAACATTAAAAATGAGATACTGCAAAgaattaaaatgttttcctttATCTTTCGCTTGATCCgttctgtttgttattgtatCAAACAAAGTTTTGCTCAAGGGGAAGTCTTGTTCTGAAGTCTTGTGGGCAGCCATTGAATCCAAAGGCCTCCACACTAAATATTCAACCATGATATTCGAAATATTCTACCTCTTACtttaacacaacaaactcttcTTGCCACTCATCTCTCATTCACATCTCCACCATTGTCTTCCAGCAACAAGTTACCTCTTGGAGATTTCAGAGTGAGCATTCTCCTTTGAAACTTTGATACAATATCAAACAGACCAGCAAAaggtcaggaaaaaaaagtttaatttctTTGTCAGACCCTTAtaacaacaatctgagcctgttatTGGCAAAAAGTGTTTCAAAAATATCGATTTATCAATGCATATTGATTCCAAATATGTGAAATGGTTTCAACACTCATTTTCCGGAGTGTCAATACTATTTTCTCAatctttcttctctccttgcCAACAATGAGCTGACACACACCACAGCAGTGCCCTCACAACCCCACTTCCTGTCACTCACTCACAGTGCTGTCTTCTTGTCATTCCACTTGAATATGGGGCTTTTGTggcacagttttgttttttacttgctcttttttttgcattcaaTGTATTATGATCCAGGAGGCTTTTAGACTTGTGCACCACCACagtaaaaatattgtttttatttatgtaaaagGTTTTTAGTTGTTCATGTTttctacagtcattctgctgttctctactaaccaagaaaagtcATTGTGTCATCTTATAGCCTTgctatatttatcttttaataaaaactaCATTAATAGGTATGCCCTCAATGCCAATTGTTCTGTGGTATCAAAAATGGTActgaatataaatatttttcaaggtatggTACAGCAGTCAGAAACTCCAGTACCCTGACAACAgaaggcaaaaacaagcacttctagtGGACATAAACTGAGGGTGGATAATTGCTTTGAAGGattacactgcagtctgtttcaTGGCTGGCGGCATCTCgcttaatactggaccagtttcaaaaattgttgacacaaaaacacgaaaaaatatggtccagactgaaaaatacaaaagtttCCCTTcataagaatttttttttttttaaaaatgaacctttattttcattcatttatattcTACCTATAGTGTGAAAATGAGTTCAAACTAATTAGTAAGATCACATGCACGTTGTTTTGAAGTAGGTTTGAGATATCTTAGATAAAACATAACATGACTTGACATATTTTcattacataacattttcaACTTTCAATATGTCATCTCTTTCTGGCAGCTGAGCCAATTAGCCTCCCAGTCTTCCAGGAACGAACATGTTCTTCCTATATCTCATTTTTCCTCCGCTGGCCTTTTGGCACAGCTCCAGTCTGTGTCATCCTCGCAGCTCGCACTGCTCAGAAAGCCCTGTGTGATTTCTGCTGGTCCAGCCACTTCCACTCTCCCTCAGGCACAACAGTGATACTCAGAGCTTGGCCAACCAGCAGCCGCCGCTGACTACACAAGTTTGGACGGCGTCCATTCCACCTTCCGCAGAATCCCTTGAATAATACACAGGGAAAACTTGCGAAGATCTGCCGGGGTTGTTTTAAGGATGACTAATCTTTAGTTTGCACTATGGTGGGAGCCAAGTCTCTAAATATACTCAGACACAGAGGCGGATGTGCAAAAGGCTTACCTTTGAGGAGGTGGTCTGCCCTGAAGCACTCGCCATTCTTGACATCTTTCACCATGTAGTCAGCAAATTTATCCACATGTCCAGACGTCCTGAATGAGGgaacaaacaaaacacctgAATTATAAAgatttgttaaaagaaaagttgttaatattcattttaattcaatCCATGTATCTGCAACCGGGCTATGGAAGGCTGCAACAGCGGCGGCTTCCATGCATAAAATCGCAGAATCAATATGTGCCTGTTTACAAAAACCCACAGATCAGCACTTTGGAGCTGACTCTAGGAACCACGAGGCACTCTGTTCAGCAGTTTCAAACATTaacattcaaaacaaaataccGTTTAACACCCATACGAGACAAGATACATAAATATCAAAGAGCAATAATAAACATCAAACACATTTGAACCAGCTCACAGAAGCATTAATGGACACCCACTTGAGTACAGGCTCGGGGGTCAGCATGGTGCAGTCGATCTCCAGGATCTGCTCCTCCTGGATGAAGTGCTGCCTCCAGGCCTGCAGGATGTTGTTCTTCAGGGCACAGCCCACGGGGCCAAAGTCGTACAGGCCGCTCACACCTGAGGAGCATTACTGCATGGTAACAGAATCCTTAAAGACTACGTGTACGGTGATTTTTACGCACCGCCCGAAAGCTTTACTTTCCGAACATTAGCTTTCCAAGTCTCACCTCCATAGATGGCAAAGGCCTGGTCGTAGAAGAATCGCCTCTTGAGGGTATCCTCCATCTTGGTTCTGTCAACAATGTCATCTTTGGGTTGTAGTGACAGCTCCTGCAATGGAAATTATATTTACATCATTCTTGACATCTTGCTGCCCTGTACTAGGAAAAATAaggcaacaaacaaaacatccgACTTATCAAGACATGTTAAAAtaagtgttttaaatgtttaacttttCCCTAAACAACCGGGCTATGAAAAGCTGCAACAGTGGCAGTTTCCATGCTCAACACTGAGGAATCCTTATGCAAAAACCCACAGAACAGCAGCACTTTGGAGCTGACTATAAGAAGGTCCAGGTAGCAGTTTCAAATTATCctcaattaaaaacacataaaagatTACCAAGAATTCTTTAAACGCCCATAGAAGACATGATATCAGGAGGACAGAAACACATTTGTATCAGCAAGCAAAAGCATTACAGGGAACCTAATTGAGTACAGGCTCACATAGGTCATAACACTGTCAAGATACAAAGTGTGGCAAAGACAGAGTTGAGTCTGAGGATAAATTTAGGAACATCTGAGCCCAGAAATGCATTCTTGATCCTCAGAAACAATATTCTGGCCTTTGGGGCTTTAAAATAACATATCCCAGTTTTCATTTAGCAAATAGAGCTGGCTCAAGTCTCATTATGTGACCTATGTTTGGTCACACGATACAAAGTGATTTTACATGGTATAACAGTACCCCCTGTCTCTGAAGAGTGTGAGATGTCGTTGCAAGCATGTACATGTGCATGTTACATATAGTTTTTGAATAAGTTCCATGTTTGTTCCATGATATCCTCAACCTTTCATGTGTTAAGGATTCCTACATTGATACACAATATGTCACAGACCCCCATTTGATAAGATTTCCCTTCAGGAACCTCCATCTAAAAGATTTTTgttgttagatatgattaaATCCAGAACTCTATCAActacagttgaggagataaTCATGGTGGAAGTGAAACATGTGATCAGAACCGTCATGCTTATGACTCTGCTCTCCCTTCTATAGTGAATTACatagtgaaaataaactgttCCCCAATTCTGGGAACCCCCTGGAACTCCGAGTTGTGAACCACTGCTCTAATCAAATCCGCAATGGTGTCAAATCCTGCATCCCGGGCCAGCACCCTTTCCCCAGTGTGCTTGTCAACATGGTGGATTGATACAAATGAATAACAGTGTTGGCAAGCTCCCTGTGTTATAATGAAAGTACATTAATATTTGCTGTTCAGCCTGGGAGATGAAAAGTATGGTGATGAATATGCATCTGCAATCCTATTTCTCATGCATGTTGTCCATATCAGACTACGTAAGGCCTGGCAGAGTATTTATAAGGTGTGTGATTCACTGAACAGGCTCAGCCAGATTCAGTTATATGAGCTGCACTCACCTTGGCCTCCAGAGTTCTCTTTCTTGCTTTCAGCTCAGCCACAGCTTTAGTGACATCCACATCAGGAGCTCCATTCTGCTTCAACTGGCGCACAAGGTCCCCCTAAAACACAGAGAGTGCTTATCACTGGCATGAAGAAAACCCAGATCCAGCTACAGCTACACTTCAACTTTAATAAGGGCATTTTTACAAAGCTACCAGcgaatagtttttttttttgttttgtttttttggtagcAGCATTATCATGTCTCTTCTGTTAACCCCACCCTGCTCACAAATGtctgcaacagcagcagcagcacactgaAACGTGGCAAAGGGCGCAGACATGACTGCcagctagcgttagctagcaAGCAATGGCTGTCCTCTTTCATTGACAGCTTAGAGAGGAGCCGGTTAAGCTAGCCGGTTAGCCTGGCAGGCTAGCATGCTGACTGTGACCCAGTCAGAGGCAATAAAAAGATATCTCCGCCTAAACAAACCGACTCGGCCCATATCAGTGGAGATAATGAGATAACAATCGTTA from Epinephelus lanceolatus isolate andai-2023 chromosome 20, ASM4190304v1, whole genome shotgun sequence includes these protein-coding regions:
- the LOC117264974 gene encoding glycine--tRNA ligase-like — translated: MLRSAASALLRTSTEISAFCPVSSVRFVRQSLRYPPQNRPFSTSVCLCKKKKKTSLWLQLAEGQTMDGNIEEILAPLRVAVKEQGDLVRQLKQNGAPDVDVTKAVAELKARKRTLEAKELSLQPKDDIVDRTKMEDTLKRRFFYDQAFAIYGGVSGLYDFGPVGCALKNNILQAWRQHFIQEEQILEIDCTMLTPEPVLKTSGHVDKFADYMVKDVKNGECFRADHLLKAHLQKLMSDKKCTAEKKAEMEDVIVRLDNYTQQELTDLFVKYNVKSPTTGNDLAPPVSFNLMFQTSIGPGGNMPGYLRPETAQGIFLNFKRLLEFNQGKLPFAAAQIGNSFRNEISPRSGLIRVREFTMAEIEHFVDPNEKVHPKFSSVADLGITLYSSKAQTSGQSAQVMRLGDAVEQGVINNSVLGYFIGRIYLYLTKVGIAKDKLRFRQHMDNEMAHYACDCWDAEAKTSYGWIEIVGCADRSCFDLQCHARATKVPLVAEKPLKEPKVVNVVQFEPNKGAIGKAYKKDAKIVMEYLAVCDECFITDQEQLLNETGEFTIESEGKTFKLTKDMVGVKRFQKTLHVEEVVPNVIEPSFGIGRIMYTIFEHTFQVREGDEQRTYFSFPATVAPYKCSVLPLSQNQEFMPFVRELSDALTKNGVSHKVDDSAGSIGRRYARTDEIGVAFGITIDFDTVNKTPHTATLRDRDSMRQIRAEVSELPVIIRDMANGTLTWAEVETKYPIFEGQETSKKDTVEE